One region of Mucilaginibacter gotjawali genomic DNA includes:
- a CDS encoding amidohydrolase family protein: protein MKKTLVLVCLAITVLSVKAQEKAPADTGTFFLHKFQQHIGQETYRTTRSGNVVTYNIDFKFVDRGSPVPLNAELAVTPKLEPVRLWIKGRVARSATINDSISIVNGEAIVKVDDSVHKHQLAPLTFPVAGYAPGTVQQVLLQYWKTHHEPAIINTLPNGSVKIKKEGEDTITFNNKKLVLDRFSIAGLIWGNELLWADKNGQLMCLITNDAEADKLEMVRAPYEDLLATFISKAATYSMALFEKAMPKAKTDSKVIAVVGGTLVDVVNSTTITNSVVLIENGVIKKVGKAGGVKIPSNAKIIDAKGKTVIPGLWDMHAHFEQAEWGPAYLAVGATTVRDCGNEFDYINSIKKAIDGGKGIGPEILKAGIIDGKGQYALGIIQADTKEEAVKAVDRYYDNGFVQIKIYSSVKPAIVKAICDEAHRLGLTVTGHIPIGMTLQQGVDSGMDMVNHVQYVYSIMKRNKDRSINFDDSTSKAAIQFIKDHHVVIDPTIGVFEMSFRNVKDDITIMEPGFYTLPLPLQALFKDTGQDSTGAAKFKPLYDSMVKITKLLFDAGVTIVAGTDQGFPGYSVDRELELYVQAGLTPMQALQTATITPARVMKLDKVSGSIEAGKHADLAIIDGNPLNNIREIRKVALVIKAGKIYDPGQLHRLVGFSK, encoded by the coding sequence ATGAAAAAGACTTTAGTTTTAGTATGCCTTGCAATAACCGTTCTATCAGTTAAAGCCCAGGAAAAAGCACCCGCTGATACCGGGACATTTTTTCTGCACAAATTTCAACAGCATATCGGCCAGGAGACTTACCGGACCACACGTTCGGGCAACGTGGTTACCTATAACATCGACTTTAAGTTTGTTGACCGGGGTTCGCCGGTGCCATTAAACGCAGAGCTTGCCGTTACGCCAAAACTTGAGCCGGTAAGGTTATGGATTAAAGGGAGAGTGGCCAGAAGTGCCACAATAAACGACAGCATCAGCATTGTAAACGGTGAGGCGATTGTAAAGGTTGATGATTCCGTACACAAACACCAACTGGCACCCTTAACCTTCCCTGTTGCGGGCTATGCCCCAGGCACGGTGCAACAGGTATTGCTGCAATACTGGAAAACCCACCACGAACCGGCAATTATAAATACGCTGCCCAACGGATCAGTCAAAATAAAAAAAGAGGGCGAGGACACGATCACCTTTAACAACAAAAAACTTGTACTGGATAGGTTTAGTATTGCAGGCCTGATATGGGGCAATGAATTATTATGGGCCGATAAAAACGGGCAGCTGATGTGCCTCATCACTAACGATGCCGAAGCTGACAAATTGGAGATGGTGCGCGCGCCTTACGAGGATTTATTGGCCACATTTATCAGCAAAGCAGCAACCTATAGCATGGCGCTTTTTGAAAAAGCCATGCCGAAAGCCAAAACGGACAGTAAAGTAATTGCTGTGGTTGGAGGCACCCTGGTTGATGTGGTGAATTCAACCACTATAACCAATTCAGTTGTGCTGATAGAAAATGGCGTCATTAAAAAGGTTGGAAAAGCTGGCGGGGTAAAAATCCCATCGAACGCGAAAATAATTGATGCAAAAGGCAAAACAGTTATACCGGGCCTGTGGGATATGCACGCCCATTTTGAACAGGCCGAATGGGGGCCTGCTTACCTGGCAGTTGGCGCAACCACCGTACGCGATTGCGGCAACGAATTTGATTATATCAATTCTATAAAAAAAGCCATAGATGGCGGTAAAGGCATCGGGCCCGAAATTTTAAAGGCGGGCATAATTGATGGTAAAGGGCAATATGCTTTGGGCATTATCCAGGCCGATACCAAAGAAGAAGCAGTTAAAGCGGTGGATCGTTATTATGATAACGGATTCGTCCAGATAAAAATTTACAGCTCGGTTAAACCGGCAATAGTTAAAGCTATTTGCGATGAGGCCCACCGCCTGGGTTTAACCGTTACCGGGCATATCCCGATAGGGATGACGCTGCAGCAGGGCGTTGATTCAGGTATGGATATGGTAAACCACGTGCAATATGTGTATTCCATTATGAAAAGGAACAAAGACAGGAGCATTAATTTTGATGATTCAACCAGTAAAGCAGCCATTCAGTTCATCAAAGATCACCATGTGGTGATAGACCCGACTATTGGTGTTTTTGAAATGAGCTTCCGTAATGTAAAGGACGATATTACCATAATGGAACCTGGATTTTACACCTTGCCCCTACCTCTGCAGGCTTTATTTAAAGATACCGGCCAGGATTCCACCGGAGCCGCGAAGTTTAAGCCATTATATGATAGTATGGTAAAAATCACAAAGCTACTGTTTGACGCGGGTGTAACCATCGTGGCCGGAACCGACCAGGGTTTCCCCGGGTATAGCGTGGACCGCGAACTGGAACTGTATGTGCAGGCCGGCCTTACACCTATGCAGGCCCTGCAAACCGCAACCATCACCCCGGCACGGGTAATGAAATTGGATAAAGTATCCGGCTCTATAGAAGCCGGAAAACATGCCGACCTGGCTATTATTGATGGCAATCCGTTAAACAATATCCGCGAGATCCGCAAGGTTGCCCTGGTGATTAAAGCAGGTAAAATCTATGACCCTGGGCAATTGCACCGTTTGGTTGGGTTTAGCAAATAA